Proteins from one Fusobacterium periodonticum 1_1_41FAA genomic window:
- a CDS encoding toxin-antitoxin system YwqK family antitoxin — protein sequence MRRKNFILTVLIFLFINILSMAVESTNFIMPNTNMTGSSTNFQEVLKDYKPNLENIDKIFNYIEKNIKEKGRAVFYSKLEKGKNEIIVTDENNNIIYTEKISEKLINVAPYFEAKEMYQLKEGKTFSYIDYRTEMLGKNVSIKSENLLKKKMNKKDAIEILNKLRDYNSFTKNSISNIEYAKSECYDEEGNLLFTMQIKDSKVITETQKTINENIIKMIYIVNDIDTDSGLMETYINGKLSAIMRMKNSLPNGEAKIFYPSGKLLSIFTLENGKTNGIVKVYYENGKIQAIHNFKDNVLNGEAIEYDENGNVVKKVLYKNGKIVR from the coding sequence ATGAGAAGAAAAAATTTTATTTTAACTGTATTAATCTTTTTATTTATTAATATTTTAAGTATGGCAGTAGAAAGTACCAACTTCATTATGCCAAATACTAATATGACTGGTAGTAGTACCAATTTTCAAGAAGTATTAAAAGACTATAAACCAAATCTTGAAAATATTGATAAAATATTTAACTATATAGAAAAAAATATAAAAGAAAAGGGAAGAGCAGTTTTTTATTCAAAGTTAGAAAAAGGAAAAAACGAAATAATTGTTACTGATGAAAATAATAATATCATTTACACAGAAAAAATTTCAGAAAAATTAATAAATGTAGCCCCTTATTTTGAGGCAAAAGAAATGTATCAATTAAAGGAAGGGAAAACATTTTCATACATTGATTATAGAACAGAAATGCTAGGGAAAAATGTTAGTATAAAATCAGAAAATTTACTAAAAAAGAAAATGAATAAAAAAGATGCTATTGAAATTTTAAATAAATTAAGAGATTATAATAGTTTCACAAAAAATAGTATTTCAAATATAGAATATGCAAAATCAGAATGTTATGATGAAGAAGGAAATTTACTTTTTACAATGCAAATTAAAGATAGCAAAGTAATTACAGAAACCCAAAAAACCATAAATGAAAATATTATTAAGATGATTTATATAGTTAATGATATTGATACTGATTCTGGATTAATGGAAACTTACATAAATGGAAAATTGAGTGCTATTATGAGAATGAAAAATTCTCTTCCAAATGGAGAAGCTAAAATATTTTACCCTAGTGGTAAGTTATTATCTATATTTACTCTTGAAAACGGAAAAACAAATGGAATTGTTAAAGTTTATTATGAAAATGGGAAAATACAAGCAATTCATAATTTTAAAGATAATGTTTTAAATGGTGAAGCTATTGAATATGATGAAAATGGAAATGTTGTAAAAAAAGTTTTATATAAAAATGGAAAAATAGTAAGATAA
- a CDS encoding YdbC family protein — protein MEDKELKFEVLNDLGTISESTKGWSKKLTHIIWNEDEPKYDIRAWDSEFKKMGKGITLTEKELRSLKDLIDKELEFLDSEK, from the coding sequence ATGGAAGATAAAGAACTTAAGTTTGAAGTTTTAAATGATCTGGGAACTATATCTGAAAGTACTAAAGGTTGGAGTAAAAAACTTACTCATATTATTTGGAATGAAGATGAGCCCAAATATGATATTAGAGCTTGGGATTCTGAATTTAAAAAAATGGGAAAAGGAATTACTTTAACTGAAAAAGAGTTAAGATCATTAAAAGACTTAATTGATAAAGAATTAGAGTTTTTAGATAGTGAAAAATAA